One segment of Tamlana crocina DNA contains the following:
- a CDS encoding NUDIX domain-containing protein has protein sequence MSDKRIKNIEKKLLSDNYYILNRVTFDYLTSSGTWVNQMREVYDRGDGAGILLYNKEKQTVILTKQFRMPTYLNDNKDGFLVEITAGMLDKDNPEACIIRETEEEVGYRLKEVKKVYEAYSSPGVMTEKMHFFVGEYTDDMKVNDGGGLDSEHEDIEVLELPFEKAINMLNNGKIEDTRTIVLLQYAQIHNLLGV, from the coding sequence ATGAGCGATAAACGAATAAAAAACATAGAAAAGAAACTGCTGTCCGATAATTATTATATTCTAAACCGGGTCACTTTTGATTATTTGACGAGCAGCGGAACATGGGTGAACCAAATGCGCGAGGTTTATGATAGGGGCGACGGCGCAGGAATCCTTCTTTATAATAAGGAAAAGCAAACGGTTATTTTAACCAAGCAGTTTAGAATGCCCACCTATTTGAACGATAATAAAGACGGCTTTTTGGTTGAAATCACGGCTGGCATGTTGGATAAAGATAACCCCGAAGCCTGCATTATCCGTGAAACCGAAGAAGAAGTGGGCTACCGATTAAAAGAAGTAAAAAAGGTTTACGAAGCCTATTCGTCGCCCGGGGTAATGACCGAAAAGATGCATTTTTTTGTTGGCGAATACACCGATGATATGAAGGTAAATGATGGCGGAGGATTGGACAGTGAACATGAAGATATTGAGGTTTTGGAGTTGCCATTTGAAAAAGCAATAAACATGCTCAACAATGGTAAAATTGAAGATACCCGAACCATTGTGTTGTTGCAGTATGCGCAAATTCATAATTTGTTGGGTGTTTAA
- a CDS encoding AAA family ATPase, whose amino-acid sequence MEHNSTFPIKLSELDVLRDEATSYLKSVQWEQGSRAKNRDKDAKDESILLYLSRVNNGTQTAQITSVSKTILALKKRLLPDSVAIPVFLNQALFAVQEGITLGIWVKDSYSDSSGLSRLNESKSALDTNGKREYESKMHTATAFMLFASAYKILNDLKPYASDDLSVMKQKFAGIPEVSFLLPIKGISCALFYYDKYLGHPEIIKSDKDVIDFTVVYFEALIDEIQLRKSTLEYTDTIVDRTYKLEKSEFAISGWNNVFEGTAKSVEFNKIQFEQIVGNRDAKHFARRLTERLLSYDFTAKKNPFQELGGFMPVFMGYGIPGTGKSMLIAAIATRLKEHCDTLDIPFLFHPMPDTLISTFQGGSAEKMVEWMKPMQDPTKLIFAPIDDAENNLQERTAQGVSAGVKEVIGVFLRYTEGAYAVNYGNSSIGLFTNLPEMLDKAVISRVQGRFKIDGARTETDFLDQDHLWWRKLDDTMPDFVNMQGPENYSYLQDQGLAKNMGEILNTVEKPTEARVHEIYDRVEKQFKTNQHLFYAHLYKDMQKAFPFFSSRDVRNIQSAISLRLTDFDLDENWFENPEIYFKKDYDTKFNMLQELMRANMKGLDFSEIRRQEVVRYLDNVATIADTDFKRKVDARVNQLNIETEARKTFESL is encoded by the coding sequence ATGGAACACAACTCAACATTCCCCATAAAATTATCAGAACTCGATGTGCTTCGCGATGAGGCCACTTCCTATTTAAAAAGTGTGCAATGGGAGCAAGGTTCGCGAGCCAAAAACCGAGATAAAGATGCCAAGGACGAGTCTATTTTACTATATCTATCGAGGGTGAATAACGGAACGCAAACAGCGCAGATTACTTCGGTCTCCAAAACCATATTGGCATTAAAAAAACGCTTGTTGCCCGATTCGGTGGCCATTCCTGTTTTTTTGAACCAAGCGCTTTTTGCAGTTCAGGAAGGCATCACTTTGGGCATTTGGGTAAAAGATAGTTATTCCGATTCTTCGGGGCTTTCGCGATTAAATGAAAGCAAATCGGCCTTAGATACCAACGGAAAGCGGGAGTACGAAAGCAAGATGCACACCGCTACGGCGTTTATGTTATTTGCTTCGGCCTATAAAATATTGAACGATTTAAAACCATACGCTTCGGATGATTTGAGTGTCATGAAACAAAAGTTTGCTGGCATTCCCGAGGTGTCGTTTTTGTTGCCCATCAAAGGTATTTCGTGTGCTTTATTTTACTACGATAAGTATTTGGGGCATCCCGAAATTATCAAGTCCGACAAGGATGTGATTGATTTTACGGTGGTGTATTTTGAAGCTTTGATTGATGAAATACAACTTCGGAAAAGCACTTTGGAATATACCGATACCATTGTGGATCGAACCTACAAACTTGAAAAATCGGAGTTTGCCATTTCGGGCTGGAACAACGTTTTTGAGGGCACGGCAAAAAGTGTGGAATTCAATAAAATACAATTCGAACAAATTGTTGGTAATCGTGATGCGAAACATTTTGCACGCCGACTCACCGAGCGTTTGTTGAGTTACGATTTTACCGCAAAGAAAAATCCGTTTCAAGAATTGGGCGGTTTTATGCCTGTTTTTATGGGCTACGGTATTCCGGGTACTGGAAAAAGTATGCTCATCGCCGCTATTGCCACCCGGTTGAAGGAACACTGCGATACTTTGGATATTCCATTTTTATTCCACCCGATGCCCGATACTTTGATTAGTACCTTTCAAGGCGGTTCGGCCGAAAAAATGGTAGAGTGGATGAAACCCATGCAAGACCCCACAAAACTCATTTTTGCACCCATTGACGATGCCGAAAACAATTTGCAGGAACGTACCGCACAAGGTGTTTCGGCAGGTGTAAAGGAAGTCATTGGCGTGTTTTTGCGATATACCGAAGGTGCCTATGCTGTAAATTACGGCAACAGTTCCATTGGGCTGTTTACCAATTTGCCAGAAATGTTGGATAAGGCTGTGATTTCACGTGTTCAGGGGCGTTTTAAAATCGATGGTGCGCGTACCGAAACCGATTTTTTGGACCAAGACCATTTATGGTGGCGGAAACTGGACGATACCATGCCCGATTTTGTAAACATGCAAGGCCCTGAAAATTACAGCTATTTGCAAGACCAAGGTTTAGCAAAAAATATGGGTGAAATTCTCAACACGGTAGAAAAGCCTACTGAAGCGCGCGTACATGAAATTTACGATAGGGTTGAAAAACAATTTAAAACCAATCAGCATTTATTTTACGCGCATTTGTATAAAGACATGCAAAAGGCGTTTCCATTTTTCTCGTCACGTGATGTTCGGAACATTCAAAGTGCCATTTCGTTGCGACTGACCGATTTTGATTTGGATGAAAACTGGTTCGAAAACCCCGAAATTTATTTTAAAAAAGATTATGACACCAAATTCAACATGCTTCAAGAATTGATGCGGGCCAATATGAAAGGGTTGGATTTTTCAGAAATCCGTCGTCAAGAAGTGGTGCGCTACCTGGATAATGTTGCCACCATTGCCGATACCGATTTTAAACGAAAAGTTGATGCCCGAGTGAACCAATTGAATATTGAAACCGAAGCGAGAAAGACTTTTGAAAGCTTATAA